Proteins co-encoded in one Corvus moneduloides isolate bCorMon1 chromosome 7, bCorMon1.pri, whole genome shotgun sequence genomic window:
- the RAB3GAP1 gene encoding rab3 GTPase-activating protein catalytic subunit isoform X1 — protein MAADSEPESEVFEITDFTTASEWERFISKIEEVLNDWKLIGVSSGRPLEKGVFTTGTWEEKSDEISFADFKFSVTHHYLVQELSDKDGKEELGEDALPLPMQDLLCMNNDFPPRAHCLVRWYGLREFVVIAPAANNDAVVSESKCNLLLSSISIALGNTGCQVPLFVQIHQKWRRMYVGECQGPGVRTDFEMVHLRKVPSQYTHLSGLLDIFKTKIGCPLTPLPPVSMAIRLTYVLQDWQQYFWPQQPPDIDALVGGEVGGLEFGKLPFGACEDPISELHLATTWPHLAEGIIVDNDVYSDLDPLQAPQWSVRVRKADNPQCLLGDFLTEFFKLCRRKESTDEILGRPAFEEEGREVADITHALSKLTEPAPVPIPKLSVTNMVHSAKKKIRKHRGVDESPLNNDVLNTILLFLFPDAADKLADGFENRASTSAGNNPPPENEDYNLFSQFKSAPSDSLTYKLALCLCMINFYHGGVKGVAHLWQEFVLEMRYRWENNYLIPGLANGSPDLRCCLLHQKLQMLNCCIERKKARDEGKRGSVSDRSPGGASGDGAKGGDHSGDNPDKEKEFGKSWESWSDSEEEYFECLSDTEDLKGNGQENGKKGAKEGSKEAVNLKPEGRLHPHGKLMLLHPGEPLYVPITQEPAPMTEDLLEEQSEVLAKLGTSAEGAHLRARMQSACLLSDMESFKAANPGCCLEDFVRWYSPRDYIEEEVVDEKGNKVIKGELSARMKIPSNMWVEAWETAKPVPARRQKRLFDDTREAEKVLHYLAVQKPADLARHLLPCIIHAAVLKVKDEEALEDISSVKKIIKQIISHSSKVLRFPSPEDKKLEEIIAQIMSVEAIIARARSLKAKFGVEKCENEEEKEDLQRFVNSLLEQPEVSVVGAGRGPAGSIIHKLFVNAQRLTESPDEVPAVPPLEEELRRSGSQEERRQGVQSEFPPPTGREVILRTSVPRPAPYSKALPQRMYSVLTREDFRLAGAFSADTTFF, from the exons ATGGCGGCGGACAGTGAA CCCGAGTCGGAGGTGTTTGAGATCACGGACTTCACCACCGCCTCCGAGTGGGAGAG atttatttcaaaaatagaaGAAGTATTGAATGACTGGAAACTTATTGGGGTTTCTTCAGGCAGGCCCCTAGAGAAG GGTGTATTCACCACAGGAACATGGGAAGAGAAATCGGATGAAATTTCATTTGCAGACTTCAAATTCTCGGTAACCCATCATTATCTTGTACAAGAACTCAGTGACAAAGATGGGAAAGAAGAGTTGGGAGAAG ATGCCCTTCCTCTGCCAATGCAGGACTTGCTGTGCATGAACAATGACTTTCCTCCTCGAGCCCACTGTCTGGTGAGATG GTATGGCTTACGTGAGTTTGTGGTTATTGCTCCGGCTGCAAATAACGATGCCGTTGTTAGTGAATCCAAGTGTAACCTTTTGCTGAGTTCCATTTCCATTGCACTGGGCAACACTGGCTG TCAGGTGCCACTGTTTGTGCAAATCCATCAGAAGTGGCGCCGGATGTACGTGGGGGAGTGCCAGGGCCCAGGCGTTCGCACCGACTTCGAGATGGTTCATCTGCGCAAGGTGCCGAGCCAGTACACCCATTTATCAGGGCTGCTGGACATCTTCAAAACCAAGATT GGCTGCCCTTTAACACCCCTGCCTCCGGTTAGCATGGCTATTCGCCTTACATATGTGCTTCAGGACTGGCAGCAGTACTTCTGGCCACAGCAGCCACCAG ATATAGATGCTCTAGTTGGGGGAGAAGTTGGGGGCCTGGAATTTGGGAAGTTACCATTTGGTGCCTGTGAAGATCCTATTAG tgaaCTGCATTTAGCTACAACATGGCCTCACCTTGCAGAAGGGATAATTGTTGACAATGATGTTTATTC tgaCCTGGACCCTCTTCAAGCACCCCAGTGGTCTGTGAGAGTCAGAAAAGCAGATAACCCTCAGTGTCTATTGG GTGACTTCCTTACTGAATTCTTCAAGCTTTGCCGTCGGAAGGAGTCAACTGATGAGATACTTGGAAGGCCTGCAtttgaggaggaaggaagag AGGTTGCTGATATCACCCACGCGCTGTCGAAGCTCACAGAGCCAGCACCAGTCCCAATCCCCAAATTATCAGTGACAAACATGGTTCACAGTGCCAAGAAAAAGATCCGCAAGCACAGAGGTGTGGATGAGTCTCCTTTGAACAATGACGTGCTGAACACCATTCTCCTG ttcttATTTCCTGATGCTGCTGACAAACTCGCAGATGGGTTTGAAAACAGAGCCAGCACTTCAGCAGGAAACAATCCTCCTCCAGAGAATGAAGATTAT AATCTCTTCAGTCAGTTTAAGTCTGCTCCATCTGACAGTCTGACATACAAATTAGCTTTATGCCTTTGTATGATAAACTTCTACCATGGAGGAGTCAAAGGAGTGGCACATCTTTGGCAAGAGTTTGTGCTGGAAATGCGTTACAGATGGGAGAACAACTACCTTATTCCAGG ATTAGCTAATGGCTCTCCAGATCTGAGATGTTGTTTACTGCATCAGAAACTTCAG ATGTTAAATTGTTGCattgaaaggaagaaagcaagagatgaggggaaaagggggagcGTGTCTGATCGTTCACCTGGTGGTGCTTCTGGTGATGGTGCAAAAGGAGGAGACCACTCTGGAGATAACcctgacaaagaaaaagaatttggcAAGTCTTGGGAGTCGTGGAGTGACAGTGAAGAGGAATATTTTGAATGTCTCAGTGACACAGAAGATCTTAAAGGAAATGGACAGGAAAATGGCAAGAAAGGAGCAAAAGAAGGCAGCAAAGAAGCTGTAAACTTAAAACCAGAAGGTCGTCTGCATCCACATGGAAAACTGATGCTGCTACATCCAGGAGAGCCTCTCTACGTTCCGATAACACAg GAGCCAGCCCCCATGACTGAGGACCTGCTGGAGGAGCAGTCGGAGGTGCTGGCAAAGCTGGGGACGTCCGCAGAGGGCGCTCACCTGCGGGCACGCATGCAGAGCGCCTGCCTGCTCTCAGACATGGAGTCCTTCAAG GCAGCTAATCCTGGCTGTTGTCTGGAGGATTTTGTGAGGTGGTACTCGCCTCGGGACTACATCGAGGAGGAGGTGGTTGATGAGAAGGGGAATAAAGTCATTAAGGGCGAGCTGAGTGCCCGGATGAAGATTCCCAGCAACATGTGGGTGGAAGCCTGGGAGACGGCAAAGCCAGTCCCGGCACGGAGGCAGAAGAGGCTCTTCGATGACACCAGGGAGGCTGAGAAG GTGCTTCATTACCTCGCAGTTCAGAAACCGGCTGACCTTGCAAGGCATCTTCTGCCTTGCATCATCCATGCAGCTGTACTCAAGGTAAAGGATGAAG AAGCACTAGAAGATATATCTTCAGTTAAGAAGATTATAAAGCAGATAATATCCCATTCCAGCAAAGTGCTACGTTTCCCCAGTCCAGAGGACAAGAAGTTGGAA GAAATCATCGCTCAGATTATGAGTGTGGAAGCCATCATTGCCAGGGCAAGATCTCTCAAAGCAAAATTTGGGGTagagaaatgtgaaaatgaagaggagaaagaagatcTACAAAG ATTTGTAAACAgtctcctggagcagccagaaGTGTCAGTTGTTGGTGCAGGAAGAGGACCTGCTGGCAGCATCATTCACAAGCTCTTTGTGAATGCTCAGAGG CTGACTGAATCTCCTGATGAG
- the RAB3GAP1 gene encoding rab3 GTPase-activating protein catalytic subunit isoform X3, whose amino-acid sequence MAADSEPESEVFEITDFTTASEWERFISKIEEVLNDWKLIGVSSGRPLEKGVFTTGTWEEKSDEISFADFKFSVTHHYLVQELSDKDGKEELGEDALPLPMQDLLCMNNDFPPRAHCLVRWYGLREFVVIAPAANNDAVVSESKCNLLLSSISIALGNTGCQVPLFVQIHQKWRRMYVGECQGPGVRTDFEMVHLRKVPSQYTHLSGLLDIFKTKIGCPLTPLPPVSMAIRLTYVLQDWQQYFWPQQPPDIDALVGGEVGGLEFGKLPFGACEDPISELHLATTWPHLAEGIIVDNDVYSDLDPLQAPQWSVRVRKADNPQCLLGDFLTEFFKLCRRKESTDEILGRPAFEEEGREVADITHALSKLTEPAPVPIPKLSVTNMVHSAKKKIRKHRGVDESPLNNDVLNTILLFLFPDAADKLADGFENRASTSAGNNPPPENEDYNLFSQFKSAPSDSLTYKLALCLCMINFYHGGVKGVAHLWQEFVLEMRYRWENNYLIPGLANGSPDLRCCLLHQKLQMLNCCIERKKARDEGKRGSVSDRSPGGASGDGAKGGDHSGDNPDKEKEFGKSWESWSDSEEEYFECLSDTEDLKGNGQENGKKGAKEGSKEAVNLKPEGRLHPHGKLMLLHPGEPLYVPITQEPAPMTEDLLEEQSEVLAKLGTSAEGAHLRARMQSACLLSDMESFKAANPGCCLEDFVRWYSPRDYIEEEVVDEKGNKVIKGELSARMKIPSNMWVEAWETAKPVPARRQKRLFDDTREAEKVLHYLAVQKPADLARHLLPCIIHAAVLKKH is encoded by the exons ATGGCGGCGGACAGTGAA CCCGAGTCGGAGGTGTTTGAGATCACGGACTTCACCACCGCCTCCGAGTGGGAGAG atttatttcaaaaatagaaGAAGTATTGAATGACTGGAAACTTATTGGGGTTTCTTCAGGCAGGCCCCTAGAGAAG GGTGTATTCACCACAGGAACATGGGAAGAGAAATCGGATGAAATTTCATTTGCAGACTTCAAATTCTCGGTAACCCATCATTATCTTGTACAAGAACTCAGTGACAAAGATGGGAAAGAAGAGTTGGGAGAAG ATGCCCTTCCTCTGCCAATGCAGGACTTGCTGTGCATGAACAATGACTTTCCTCCTCGAGCCCACTGTCTGGTGAGATG GTATGGCTTACGTGAGTTTGTGGTTATTGCTCCGGCTGCAAATAACGATGCCGTTGTTAGTGAATCCAAGTGTAACCTTTTGCTGAGTTCCATTTCCATTGCACTGGGCAACACTGGCTG TCAGGTGCCACTGTTTGTGCAAATCCATCAGAAGTGGCGCCGGATGTACGTGGGGGAGTGCCAGGGCCCAGGCGTTCGCACCGACTTCGAGATGGTTCATCTGCGCAAGGTGCCGAGCCAGTACACCCATTTATCAGGGCTGCTGGACATCTTCAAAACCAAGATT GGCTGCCCTTTAACACCCCTGCCTCCGGTTAGCATGGCTATTCGCCTTACATATGTGCTTCAGGACTGGCAGCAGTACTTCTGGCCACAGCAGCCACCAG ATATAGATGCTCTAGTTGGGGGAGAAGTTGGGGGCCTGGAATTTGGGAAGTTACCATTTGGTGCCTGTGAAGATCCTATTAG tgaaCTGCATTTAGCTACAACATGGCCTCACCTTGCAGAAGGGATAATTGTTGACAATGATGTTTATTC tgaCCTGGACCCTCTTCAAGCACCCCAGTGGTCTGTGAGAGTCAGAAAAGCAGATAACCCTCAGTGTCTATTGG GTGACTTCCTTACTGAATTCTTCAAGCTTTGCCGTCGGAAGGAGTCAACTGATGAGATACTTGGAAGGCCTGCAtttgaggaggaaggaagag AGGTTGCTGATATCACCCACGCGCTGTCGAAGCTCACAGAGCCAGCACCAGTCCCAATCCCCAAATTATCAGTGACAAACATGGTTCACAGTGCCAAGAAAAAGATCCGCAAGCACAGAGGTGTGGATGAGTCTCCTTTGAACAATGACGTGCTGAACACCATTCTCCTG ttcttATTTCCTGATGCTGCTGACAAACTCGCAGATGGGTTTGAAAACAGAGCCAGCACTTCAGCAGGAAACAATCCTCCTCCAGAGAATGAAGATTAT AATCTCTTCAGTCAGTTTAAGTCTGCTCCATCTGACAGTCTGACATACAAATTAGCTTTATGCCTTTGTATGATAAACTTCTACCATGGAGGAGTCAAAGGAGTGGCACATCTTTGGCAAGAGTTTGTGCTGGAAATGCGTTACAGATGGGAGAACAACTACCTTATTCCAGG ATTAGCTAATGGCTCTCCAGATCTGAGATGTTGTTTACTGCATCAGAAACTTCAG ATGTTAAATTGTTGCattgaaaggaagaaagcaagagatgaggggaaaagggggagcGTGTCTGATCGTTCACCTGGTGGTGCTTCTGGTGATGGTGCAAAAGGAGGAGACCACTCTGGAGATAACcctgacaaagaaaaagaatttggcAAGTCTTGGGAGTCGTGGAGTGACAGTGAAGAGGAATATTTTGAATGTCTCAGTGACACAGAAGATCTTAAAGGAAATGGACAGGAAAATGGCAAGAAAGGAGCAAAAGAAGGCAGCAAAGAAGCTGTAAACTTAAAACCAGAAGGTCGTCTGCATCCACATGGAAAACTGATGCTGCTACATCCAGGAGAGCCTCTCTACGTTCCGATAACACAg GAGCCAGCCCCCATGACTGAGGACCTGCTGGAGGAGCAGTCGGAGGTGCTGGCAAAGCTGGGGACGTCCGCAGAGGGCGCTCACCTGCGGGCACGCATGCAGAGCGCCTGCCTGCTCTCAGACATGGAGTCCTTCAAG GCAGCTAATCCTGGCTGTTGTCTGGAGGATTTTGTGAGGTGGTACTCGCCTCGGGACTACATCGAGGAGGAGGTGGTTGATGAGAAGGGGAATAAAGTCATTAAGGGCGAGCTGAGTGCCCGGATGAAGATTCCCAGCAACATGTGGGTGGAAGCCTGGGAGACGGCAAAGCCAGTCCCGGCACGGAGGCAGAAGAGGCTCTTCGATGACACCAGGGAGGCTGAGAAG GTGCTTCATTACCTCGCAGTTCAGAAACCGGCTGACCTTGCAAGGCATCTTCTGCCTTGCATCATCCATGCAGCTGTACTCAAG AAGCACTAG
- the RAB3GAP1 gene encoding rab3 GTPase-activating protein catalytic subunit isoform X2 produces the protein MAADSEPESEVFEITDFTTASEWERFISKIEEVLNDWKLIGVSSGRPLEKGVFTTGTWEEKSDEISFADFKFSVTHHYLVQELSDKDGKEELGEDALPLPMQDLLCMNNDFPPRAHCLVRWYGLREFVVIAPAANNDAVVSESKCNLLLSSISIALGNTGCQVPLFVQIHQKWRRMYVGECQGPGVRTDFEMVHLRKVPSQYTHLSGLLDIFKTKIGCPLTPLPPVSMAIRLTYVLQDWQQYFWPQQPPDIDALVGGEVGGLEFGKLPFGACEDPISELHLATTWPHLAEGIIVDNDVYSDLDPLQAPQWSVRVRKADNPQCLLGDFLTEFFKLCRRKESTDEILGRPAFEEEGREVADITHALSKLTEPAPVPIPKLSVTNMVHSAKKKIRKHRGVDESPLNNDVLNTILLFLFPDAADKLADGFENRASTSAGNNPPPENEDYNLFSQFKSAPSDSLTYKLALCLCMINFYHGGVKGVAHLWQEFVLEMRYRWENNYLIPGLANGSPDLRCCLLHQKLQMLNCCIERKKARDEGKRGSVSDRSPGGASGDGAKGGDHSGDNPDKEKEFGKSWESWSDSEEEYFECLSDTEDLKGNGQENGKKGAKEGSKEAVNLKPEGRLHPHGKLMLLHPGEPLYVPITQEPAPMTEDLLEEQSEVLAKLGTSAEGAHLRARMQSACLLSDMESFKAANPGCCLEDFVRWYSPRDYIEEEVVDEKGNKVIKGELSARMKIPSNMWVEAWETAKPVPARRQKRLFDDTREAEKVLHYLAVQKPADLARHLLPCIIHAAVLKVKDEEALEDISSVKKIIKQIISHSSKVLRFPSPEDKKLEEIIAQIMSVEAIIARARSLKAKFGVEKCENEEEKEDLQRFVNSLLEQPEVSVVGAGRGPAGSIIHKLFVNAQRVPAVPPLEEELRRSGSQEERRQGVQSEFPPPTGREVILRTSVPRPAPYSKALPQRMYSVLTREDFRLAGAFSADTTFF, from the exons ATGGCGGCGGACAGTGAA CCCGAGTCGGAGGTGTTTGAGATCACGGACTTCACCACCGCCTCCGAGTGGGAGAG atttatttcaaaaatagaaGAAGTATTGAATGACTGGAAACTTATTGGGGTTTCTTCAGGCAGGCCCCTAGAGAAG GGTGTATTCACCACAGGAACATGGGAAGAGAAATCGGATGAAATTTCATTTGCAGACTTCAAATTCTCGGTAACCCATCATTATCTTGTACAAGAACTCAGTGACAAAGATGGGAAAGAAGAGTTGGGAGAAG ATGCCCTTCCTCTGCCAATGCAGGACTTGCTGTGCATGAACAATGACTTTCCTCCTCGAGCCCACTGTCTGGTGAGATG GTATGGCTTACGTGAGTTTGTGGTTATTGCTCCGGCTGCAAATAACGATGCCGTTGTTAGTGAATCCAAGTGTAACCTTTTGCTGAGTTCCATTTCCATTGCACTGGGCAACACTGGCTG TCAGGTGCCACTGTTTGTGCAAATCCATCAGAAGTGGCGCCGGATGTACGTGGGGGAGTGCCAGGGCCCAGGCGTTCGCACCGACTTCGAGATGGTTCATCTGCGCAAGGTGCCGAGCCAGTACACCCATTTATCAGGGCTGCTGGACATCTTCAAAACCAAGATT GGCTGCCCTTTAACACCCCTGCCTCCGGTTAGCATGGCTATTCGCCTTACATATGTGCTTCAGGACTGGCAGCAGTACTTCTGGCCACAGCAGCCACCAG ATATAGATGCTCTAGTTGGGGGAGAAGTTGGGGGCCTGGAATTTGGGAAGTTACCATTTGGTGCCTGTGAAGATCCTATTAG tgaaCTGCATTTAGCTACAACATGGCCTCACCTTGCAGAAGGGATAATTGTTGACAATGATGTTTATTC tgaCCTGGACCCTCTTCAAGCACCCCAGTGGTCTGTGAGAGTCAGAAAAGCAGATAACCCTCAGTGTCTATTGG GTGACTTCCTTACTGAATTCTTCAAGCTTTGCCGTCGGAAGGAGTCAACTGATGAGATACTTGGAAGGCCTGCAtttgaggaggaaggaagag AGGTTGCTGATATCACCCACGCGCTGTCGAAGCTCACAGAGCCAGCACCAGTCCCAATCCCCAAATTATCAGTGACAAACATGGTTCACAGTGCCAAGAAAAAGATCCGCAAGCACAGAGGTGTGGATGAGTCTCCTTTGAACAATGACGTGCTGAACACCATTCTCCTG ttcttATTTCCTGATGCTGCTGACAAACTCGCAGATGGGTTTGAAAACAGAGCCAGCACTTCAGCAGGAAACAATCCTCCTCCAGAGAATGAAGATTAT AATCTCTTCAGTCAGTTTAAGTCTGCTCCATCTGACAGTCTGACATACAAATTAGCTTTATGCCTTTGTATGATAAACTTCTACCATGGAGGAGTCAAAGGAGTGGCACATCTTTGGCAAGAGTTTGTGCTGGAAATGCGTTACAGATGGGAGAACAACTACCTTATTCCAGG ATTAGCTAATGGCTCTCCAGATCTGAGATGTTGTTTACTGCATCAGAAACTTCAG ATGTTAAATTGTTGCattgaaaggaagaaagcaagagatgaggggaaaagggggagcGTGTCTGATCGTTCACCTGGTGGTGCTTCTGGTGATGGTGCAAAAGGAGGAGACCACTCTGGAGATAACcctgacaaagaaaaagaatttggcAAGTCTTGGGAGTCGTGGAGTGACAGTGAAGAGGAATATTTTGAATGTCTCAGTGACACAGAAGATCTTAAAGGAAATGGACAGGAAAATGGCAAGAAAGGAGCAAAAGAAGGCAGCAAAGAAGCTGTAAACTTAAAACCAGAAGGTCGTCTGCATCCACATGGAAAACTGATGCTGCTACATCCAGGAGAGCCTCTCTACGTTCCGATAACACAg GAGCCAGCCCCCATGACTGAGGACCTGCTGGAGGAGCAGTCGGAGGTGCTGGCAAAGCTGGGGACGTCCGCAGAGGGCGCTCACCTGCGGGCACGCATGCAGAGCGCCTGCCTGCTCTCAGACATGGAGTCCTTCAAG GCAGCTAATCCTGGCTGTTGTCTGGAGGATTTTGTGAGGTGGTACTCGCCTCGGGACTACATCGAGGAGGAGGTGGTTGATGAGAAGGGGAATAAAGTCATTAAGGGCGAGCTGAGTGCCCGGATGAAGATTCCCAGCAACATGTGGGTGGAAGCCTGGGAGACGGCAAAGCCAGTCCCGGCACGGAGGCAGAAGAGGCTCTTCGATGACACCAGGGAGGCTGAGAAG GTGCTTCATTACCTCGCAGTTCAGAAACCGGCTGACCTTGCAAGGCATCTTCTGCCTTGCATCATCCATGCAGCTGTACTCAAGGTAAAGGATGAAG AAGCACTAGAAGATATATCTTCAGTTAAGAAGATTATAAAGCAGATAATATCCCATTCCAGCAAAGTGCTACGTTTCCCCAGTCCAGAGGACAAGAAGTTGGAA GAAATCATCGCTCAGATTATGAGTGTGGAAGCCATCATTGCCAGGGCAAGATCTCTCAAAGCAAAATTTGGGGTagagaaatgtgaaaatgaagaggagaaagaagatcTACAAAG ATTTGTAAACAgtctcctggagcagccagaaGTGTCAGTTGTTGGTGCAGGAAGAGGACCTGCTGGCAGCATCATTCACAAGCTCTTTGTGAATGCTCAGAGG